One genomic segment of Vulpes vulpes isolate BD-2025 chromosome 2, VulVul3, whole genome shotgun sequence includes these proteins:
- the ABCA2 gene encoding ATP-binding cassette sub-family A member 2 isoform X2, producing MGFLHQLQLLLWKNVTLKRRSPWVLAFEIFIPLVLFFILLGLRQKKPTISVKEAFYTAAPLTSAGILPVMQSLCPDGQRDEFGFLQYANSTVTQLLERLNRVVEEGNLFDPARPSLGSELEALRQHLEALRSGPDTWESRLDRPTASSFSLGSVARDPRELCRFLMQNLSLPNSTAQALLAAQVDLPEVYHLLFGPSPALEVGSGLPRGQDPWRRLGSNPLFRMEELLLAPALLEQLTCTRGSRELGRILTVSQGQQTALQGYRDAVCSGRATARAQRFSGLAAELQNQLDVAKIAQQLGLDTPNGSVPQQQPAPPQRLQALLEDLLDAQKVLQDVDILSALALLLPQGACTRRAPGPPASSPGRTANGTAAAVGTSSNSTVEEGAPSAAAPAPSDALQGQCSAFVQLWAGLQPILCGNNRTIEPEALRQGNMSSLGFTSKEQRNLGLLVHLMTSNPKILYAPAGSEADRVILKANETFAFVGNVTHYAQVWLNISAEIRSFLEQGKLQQHLRWLQQYVAELRLHPEALNLSLEELPPALRQDNFSLPNGSALLQQLDTIDNAACGWIQFMSKVSVDIFKGFPDEESIVNYTLNQAYQDNVTVFASVIFQTRKDGSLPPHVHYKIRQNSSFTEKTNEIRRAYWRPGPNTGGRFYFLYGFVWIQDMMERAIINTFVGHDVVEPGNYVQMFPYPCYTRDDFLFVIEHMMPLCMVISWVYSVAMTIQHIVAEKEHRLKEVMKTMGLNNAVHWVAWFITGFVQLSISVTALTAILKYGQVLMHSHVLIIWLFLAVYAVATIMFCFLVSVLYSKAKLASACGGIIYFLSYVPYMYVAIREEVAHDKITAFEKCIASLMSTTAFGLGSKYFALYEVAGVGIQWHTFSQSPVEGDDFNLLLAVTMLMIDAAVYGVLTWYIEAVHPGMYGLPRPWYFPLQKSYWLGSGRTEAWEWSWPWARAPRLSVMEEDQACAMESRRLEEMRGMEEEPTHLPLVVCVDKLTKVYKNDKKLALNRLSLNLYENQVVSFLGHNGAGKTTTMSILTGLFPPTSGSATIYGHDIRTEMDEIRKNLGMCPQHNVLFDRLTVEEHLWFYSRLKSMAQEEIRKEMDKMIEDLELSNKRHSLVQTLSGGMKRKLSVAIAFVGGSRAIILDEPTAGVDPYARRAIWDLILKYKPGRTILLSTHHMDEADLLGDRIAIISHGKLKCCGSPLFLKGAYGDGYRLTLVKRPAEPGDPQEPGLPASPPGRTQLSSCSEPQVSQFIRKHVASCLLVSDTSTELSYILPSEAAKKGAFERLFQHLEQSLDTLHLSSFGLMDTTLEEVFLKVSEEDQSLENSEADVKESRKDALPGAEGPASPGEAPAGGLARCTELAQSQVSLQSTSSVGSARGDEGATYADVYGDYRPLFDNLQDPDNVSLQEAEAEALTRVGQGSRKLEGWWLKMRQFHGLLVKRFHCARRNSKALSSQILLPAFFVCVAMTVALSVPEIGDLPPLVLSPSQYHNYTQPRGNFIPYANEERQEYRLRLSPDASPQQLVSTFRLPSGVGATCVLKSPANGSLGPMLNLSSGESRLLAARFFDSMCLESFTQGLPLSNFVPPPPSPAPSDSPVSPEDDPLQAWNTSLPPTSGPDNWTSAPSLPRLVREPIRCTCSAQGTGFSCPGGVGGRPPQMRVVTGDILTDITGHNVSEYLLFTSDRFRLHRYGAITFGNIQKSIPVSFGARAPVMVRKIAVRRAAQVFYNNKGYHSMPTYLNSLNNAILRANLPKSKGNPAAYGITVTNHPMNKTSASLSLDYLLQGTDVVIAIFIIVAMSFVPASFVVFLVAEKSTKAKHLQFVSGCNPVIYWLANYVWDMLNYLVPATCCVIILFVFDLPAYTSPTNFPAVLSLFLLYGWSITPIMYPASFWFEVPSSAYVFLIVINLFIGITATVATFLLQLFEHDKDLKVVNSYLKSCFLIFPNYNLGHGLMEMAYNEYINEYYAKIGQFDKMKSPFEWDIVTRGLVAMTVEGFVGFFLTIMCQYNFLRQPQRMPVSTKPVEDDVDVASERQRVLRGDADNDMVKIENLTKVYKSRKIGRILAVDRLCLGVRPGECFGLLGVNGAGKTSTFKMLTGDESTTGGEAFVNGHSVLKELLQVQQSLGYCPQFDALFDELTAREHLQLYTRLRGIPWKDEARVVNWALEKLELSKYADKPAGTYSGGNKRKLSTAIALIGYPAFIFLDEPTTGMDPKARRFLWNLILDLIKTGRSVVLTSHSMEECEALCTRLAIMVNGRLRCLGSIQHLKNRFGDGYMITVRTKSSQNVKDVVRFFNRNFPEAVLKERHHTKVQYQLQSEHISLAQVFSKMEQVVGVLGIEDYSVSQTTLDNVFVNFAKKQSDNLEQQETEPPSALRSPLGRLLSLFRPRPAPTELRALVADEPEDLDTEDEGLISFEEERAQLSFNTDTLC from the exons ATGGGCTTCCTGCAccagctgcagctgctgctctGGAAGAACGTGACGCTGAAGCGCCGGAGCCCG TGGGTATTGGCCTTTGAGATCTTCATTCCTCTGGTCCTCTTCTTCATTCTGCTGGGGCTTCGGCAGAAGAAACCGACCATCTCTGTGAAGGAAG CCTTCTACACAGCAGCACCTCTCACCTCTGCTGGCATCCTGCCCGTCATGCAGTCTCTGTGTCCTGATGGCCAGAGAGACGAGTTTGGCTTCCTGCAGTACGCCAACTCCAC GGTCACTCAGCTGCTGGAGCGCCTCAACCGCGTGGTGGAGGAGGGCAACCTGTTCGACCCAGCACGACCCAGCCTGGGCTCGGAGCTCGAGGCCCTGCGCCAGCACCTGGAGGCCCTCCGCTCAGGCCCTGACACCTGGGAGAGCCGCTTGGACAGACCTACAG CGTCCTCCTTCTCTCTGGGCTCGGTGGCCAGGGATCCACGGGAGCTCTGTCGCTTCCTGATGCAGAACCTGTCACTACCTAACAGCACGGCCCAGGCTCTCCTGGCTGCCCAGGTGGATTTGCCCGAG GTCTATCACCTTCTTTTTGGCCCTTCACCTGCCCTAGAAGTGGGGTCGGGCCTCCCCAGGGGTCAGGATCCCTGGCGCCGCCTGGGTAGCAATCCCCTATTCCGGATGGAG gagctgCTGttggcccctgccctcctggagcaaCTCACATGTACACGGGGCTCTAGGGAGCTAGGCCGCATCCTCACGGTGTCCCAGGGTCAGCAGACAGCACTGCAGGGCTACCGGGATGCTGTCTGCAGTGGGCGGGCCACAGCCCGTGCCCAGCGCTTCTCTGGGCTGGCTGCTGAGCTCCAGAACCAGCTGGATGTGGCCAAGATTGCCCAGCAG CTGGGCCTGGACACCCCCAACGGCTCAGTTCCCCAGCAGCAGCCAGCACCACCACAGCGGCTGCAGGCACTGCTGGAGGATCTGCTGGATGCCCAGAAAGTTCTGCAGGATGTGGACATCCTCTCAGCTCTggccctgctgctgccccagGGCGCCTGCACTCGCCGTGCTCCAGGGCCCCCGGCCAGCAGTCCTGGAAGGACAGCCAATGGCACTGCGGCTGCGGTGGGCACGAGCTCCAACTCCACAGTGGAGGAGGGTGCCCCATCCGCCGCGGCTCCAGCCCCCTCCGATGCACTGCAGGGACAGTGCTCCGCCTTTGTGCAGCTCTGGGCTGGCCTGCAGCCCATCCTGTGTGGCAACAACCG CACCATCGAGCCCGAGGCACTGCGGCAGGGCAACATGAGCTCCCTGGGCTTCACAAGCAAGGAGCAGCGGAACTTGGGCCTTCTTGTGCACCTCATGACCAGCAATCCCAAGATCCTGTATGCACCAGCGGGCTCTGAGGCCGACCGCGTCATCCTCAAG GCCAACGAGACCTTTGCCTTTGTAGGCAACGTGACCCACTATGCGCAAGTGTGGCTCAACATCTCTGCAGAGATCCGCAGCTTCCTGGAGCAGGGCAAGCTGCAGCAGCACCTGCGCTGGCTACAGcag TATGTGGCAGAGCTGCGGTTGCACCCCGAAGCCCTGAACCTATCCCTAGAGGAACTGCCGCCCGCCCTGCGCCAGGACAACTTCTCTCTGCCCAACGGCTCGGCACTCCTGCAGCAGCTGGACACGATTGACAACGCGGCCTGTGGCTGGATCCAGTTCATGTCCAAG GTGAGTGTGGACATCTTCAAGGGTTTTCCTGATGAGGAGAGCATCGTCAACTATACCCTCAACCAGGCCTACCAGGACAATGTCACCGTGTTTGCCA GTGTGATCTTCCAGACCCGCAAGGATGGCTCCCTGCCACCCCACGTGCACTACAAGATCCGCCAGAACTCCAGCTTCACGGAGAAAACCAATGAGATCCGCCGGGCCTACTGGCGCCCAGGGCCCAACACCGGCGGCCGCTTCTACTTCCTGTATGGCTTCGTCTGGATCCAGG ACATGATGGAGCGAGCCATCATCAACACCTTCGTGGGCCACGATGTGGTGGAGCCTGGGAACTACGTGCAGATGTTTCCCTACCCCTGCTACACGCGAGACGA CTTCCTGTTTGTCATCGAGCACATGATGCCGCTCTGCATGGTGATTTCCTGGGTCTACTCCGTGGCCATGACTATCCAGCACATTGTAGCAGAGAAGGAACACCGGCTGAAGGAG GTGATGAAGACGATGGGCCTGAACAACGCAGTACACTGGGTGGCCTGGTTCATCACTGGCTTTGTGCAGCTCTCCATCTCTGTGACGGCACTCACGGCCATCCTCAAGTATGGCCAGGTGCTCATGCACAGCCACGTGCTCATCATCTGGCTCTTCCTGGCCGTCTATGCCGTGGCCACCATCATGTTTTG CTTCCTGGTGTCTGTGCTGTACTCCAAGGCCAAGCTGGCCTCCGCCTGCGGCGGCATCATCTACTTCCTGAGCTACGTGCCCTACATGTATGTGGCGATCCGTGAGGAGGTGGCCCACGACAAGATCACTGCCTTTGAGAAGTGCATTGCG TCCCTGATGTCCACAACAGCCTTCGGCCTGGGCTCCAAGTACTTTGCCCTGTACGAGGTGGCAGGTGTGGGCATCCAGTGGCACACGTTCAGCCAGTCACCTGTGGAAGGTGATGACTTCAACCTGCTCCTGGCGGTCACTATGCTGATGATAGATGCAGCCGTCTATGGCGTGCTCACGTGGTACATAGAGGCTGTGCACCCAG GCATGTATGGGCTACCCCGGCCCTGGTACTTCCCACTGCAGAAGTCCTACTGGCTGGGCAGTGGGCGTACGGAAGCCTGGGAGTGGAGCTGGCCATGGGCTCGTGCCCCCCGTCTCAGCGTCATGGAGGAAGACCAGGCCTGTGCTATGGAGAGCCGGCGCTTGG AGGAGATGCGGGGAATGGAGGAGGAACCCACTCACCTGCCACTGGTAGTCTGCGTGGACAAGCTCACCAAGGTCTACAAGAATGACAAGAAGTTGGCTTTAAACAGGCTGAGCCTGAACCTATATGAGAACCAGGTGGTGTCATTCCTGGGACACAATGGGGCTGGCAAGACCACTACCAT GTCCATCCTCACTGGCTTGTTCCCGCCAACCTCGGGGTCGGCCACCATCTACGGACACGACATCCGCACGGAGATGGACGAGATCCGCAAGAATCTGGGCATGTGTCCACAGCACAACGTGCTCTTTGACCGGCTCACGGTGGAGGAGCACCTCTGGTTCTACTCGAGGCTCAAGAGCATGGCCCAGGAGGAGATCCGCAAAGAGATGGACaa GATGATTGAAGACCTAGAGCTCTCCAACAAGCGGCACTCACTGGTGCAGACGCTGTCAGGTGGCATGAAGCGCAAGCTGTCTGTGGCCATTGCCTTCGTGGGCGGCTCCCGTGCCATCATCCTGGATGAGCCCACTGCTGGCGTGGACCCTTATGCACGCCGAGCCATCTGGGACCTCATCCTGAAGTATAAGCCAG GCCGCACCATCCTGCTGTCCACCCACCACATGGACGAGGCTGACCTGCTCGGGGATCGTATTGCCATCATCTCCCATGGGAAGCTCAAGTGCTGTGGTTCCCCGCTCTTCCTCAAGGGCGCCTATGGGGATGGCTACCGTCTCACTCTGGTCAAGCGGCCTGCTGAGCCTGGGGACCCCCAAG AGCCAGGGCTGCCAGCAAGCCCCCCAGGTCGTACCCAGCTGAGCAGCTGCTCAGAGCCCCAGGTCTCCCAGTTCATCCGCAAGCACGTGGCCTCCTGCCTGCTGGTGTCTGATACGAGCACAGAGCTCTCCTACATCTTGCCGAGCGAGGCTGCCAAGAAGGGGGCCTTTGAGCGTCTCTTCCAG CATCTGGAGCAGAGTCTGGACACACTGCACTTGAGCAGCTTCGGGCTGATGGACACCACGCTGGAGGAGGTGTTCCTCAAGGTGTCGGAGGAGGACCAGTCTCTGGAGAACAGTGAGGCGG ATGTGAAGGAGTCCAGGAAGGATGCCCTACCAGGGGCGGAGGGCCCGGCATCACCAGGGGAGGCGCCTGCTGGTGGCCTGGCCCGGTGCACAGAGCTGGCACAGTCACAGGTGTCGCTGCAGTCCACATCCTCCGTGGGCTCTGCACGCGGTGACGAGGGAGCCACCTACGCAGATGTCTATGGCGACTACCGCCCCCTCTTTGACAACCTGCAGGACCCCGACAACGTCAGCCTGCAAG AAGCTGAGGCGGAGGCCCTCACGAGGGTTGGCCAGGGCAGCCGCAAACTGGAGGGCTGGTGGTTGAAGATGCGCCAGTTCCACGGGCTCTTGGTGAAACGCTTCCACTGCGCCCGCCGCAACTCAAAGGCGCTCTCCTCCCAGATCCTGCTCCCTGCCTTCTTCGTCTGCGTGGCCATGACCGTGGCCCTCTCCGTCCCTGAGATTG GTGACCTGCCCCCACTGGTCCTGTCACCTTCGCAATACCACAACTATACCCAGCCCCGTGGCAACTTCATCCCCTATGCCAATGAGGAGCGCCAGGAGTACCG GTTGCGACTGTCGCCTGATGCCAGCCCCCAGCAGCTTGTAAGCACGTTCCGGCTGCCATCGGGTGTGGGCGCCACCTGTGTGCTCAAGTCTCCAGCCAATGGCTCACTGGGGCCCATGCTGAACTTGAGCAGTGGCGAGTCCCGCCTGCTGGCTGCCAGGTTCTTTGACAGCATGTGCCTGGAGTCCTTCACACAGGGGCTGCCTTTGTCCAACTTCGTGCCACCCCCGCCCTCGCCTGCTCCGTCTGACTCCCCCGTGTCTCCAGAGGACGACCCACTGCAGGCCTGGAATacttctctgccccccacctctgggCCAG ACAACTGGACGTCGGCACCCTCCTTGCCGCGCCTGGTGCGGGAGCCCATTCGCTGCACCTGCTCTGCACAGGGCACTGGCTTCTCCTGCCCAGGGGGTGTGGGTGGGCGCCCACCCCAAATGCGGGTGGTCACCGGCGACATCCTGACTGACATCACGGGCCACAACGTCTCTGAGTACTTGCTCTTCACCTCTGACCGCTTCCGGCTGCACCG GTATGGGGCCATCACCTTTGGCAACATCCAGAAGTCCATTCCAGTGTCATTTGGTGCCCGGGCCCCAGTCATGGTGCGGAAGATCGCGGTgcgcagggcagcccag GTTTTCTACAACAACAAGGGTTACCACAGCATGCCCACCTACCTCAACAGTCTCAACAATGCCATCCTGCGCGCCAACCTGCCCAAGAGCAAGGGCAACCCGGCAGCCTATG GCATCACTGTCACCAACCACCCCATGAACAAGACGAGTGCCAGCCTCTCCCTGGATTACCT gctGCAGGGCACAGACGTGGTCATTGCCATCTTCATCATCGTGGCCATGTCCTTCGTGCCAGCCAGCTTCGTCGTCTTCCTGGTAGCTGAGAAGTCCACCAAGGCGAAGCACCTGCAGTTTGTCAGCGGCTGTAACCCTGTCATCTACTGGCTCGCCAACTACGTGTGGGACATG CTTAACTATCTGGTCCCAGCCACCTGCTGTGTCATCATCCTGTTTGTGTTCGACCTGCCGGCCTACACTTCACCCACCAACTTCCCagccgtgctctctctcttcctgctctaTGG GTGGTCTATCACCCCCATCATGTACCCGGCCTCCTTCTGGTTTGAGGTCCCCAGCTCTGCATATGTGTTTCTCATTGTCATCAACCTCTTCATCGGCATCACAGCCACAGTGGCCACCTTCCTGCTGCAGCTCTTTGAGCACGACAAG GACTTGAAGGTCGTCAATAGTTACCTGAAAAGCTGCTTCCTCATCTTCCCCAACTACAACCTGGGCCACGGGCTCATGGAGATGGCTTACAACGAGTACATCAATGAGTACTACGCCAAGATTG GCCAGTTTGACAAGATGAAGTCCCCGTTCGAGTGGGATATTGTCACCAGGGGGCTGGTGGCCATGACGGTCGAAGGCTTCGTGGGCTTCTTCCTCACCATCATGTGCCAGTACAACTTCCTGCGGCAGCCACA GCGGATGCCAGTTTCTACCAAGCCTGTGGAGGATGATGTGGATGTGGCTAGTGAGCGGCAGCGAGTGCTGCGGGGGGATGCTGACAATGACATGGTCAAGATCGAGAACCTGACCAAG gTGTACAAGTCCCGGAAGATCGGCCGCATCCTGGCGGTGGACCGCCTGTGCCTGGGCGTGCGACCCGGCGAGTGCTTTGGCCTCCTGGGCGTGAACGGCGCGGGCAAGACCAGCACCTTCAAGATGCTGACGGGTGACGAGAGCACAACCGGGGGCGAGGCCTTCGTCAACGGGCACAG TGTGCTCAAGGAGCTGCTCCAGGTGCAGCAGAGTCTGGGGTACTGCCCGCAGTTCGATGCCCTGTTCGACGAGCTCACAGCCCGGGAGCACCTGCAGCTGTACACGCGGCTCCGCGGCATCCCCTGGAAGGACGAGGCCCGG GTGGTCAATTGGGCGCTGGAGAAGCTGGAGCTGAGCAAGTACGCGGACAAGCCAGCGGGCACCTACAGTGGAGGCAACAAGCGGAAGCTGTCCACAGCCATTGCCCTCATCGGCTACCCGGCCTTCATCTTCCTG GACGAGCCCACCACAGGCATGGACCCCAAGGCCCGGCGCTTCCTCTGGAATCTCATTCTCGACCTCATCAAGACGGGGCGCTCTGTGGTGCTGACGTCACACAG CATGGAGGAGTGTGAGGCGCTGTGCACTCGGCTGGCCATCATGGTGAACGGGCGCCTGCGTTGTCTGGGCAGCATCCAGCACCTGAAGAACCG GTTTGGAGACGGCTACATGATCACGGTGAGGACCAAGAGTAGCCAGAATGTGAAGGATGTGGTGCGGTTCTTCAACCGGAACTTTCCAGAGGCCGTGCTCAAG GAGCGTCACCACACGAAGGTGCAGTACCAGCTCCAGTCAGAGCATATCTCGCTGGCTCAGGTGTTCAGCAAGATGGAGCAGGTGGTAGGCGTGCTGGGCATCGAAGACTACTCGGTCAGCCAGACCACCCTGGACAAT GTGTTTGTGAACTTTGCCAAGAAGCAGAGCGACAACCTGGAGCAGCAGGAGACAGAGCCGCCCTCGGCCCTGCGGTCCCCCCTGGGCCGCCTGCTCAGCCTCTTCCGGCCCCGGCCTGCCCCCACAGAGTTAAGGGCACTCGTGGCCGATGAGCCTGAGGACCTGGACACAGAAGACGAGGGTCTCATTAGCTTCGAGGAGGAGCGG GCCCAGCTCTCCTTCAACACAGACACGCTCTGCTGA